One window of Thermocoleostomius sinensis A174 genomic DNA carries:
- a CDS encoding glycosyltransferase family 2 protein, whose translation MTNPQVTIVVSPRERFSYARESLESIYANTTIPFRLVYVDGGSPAYVKEYLQEQSRLRNFHLIRTEHYLSPNKARNLGLKEVDTEYVLFIDNDVHVSPNWLDFLLECASETQADVICPLTCIGQPLHQKIHLAGGEARIVLEVKGEKKRRRVHEKHYFVNRSVAEVQDQLQRQPCEFAEFHCMLVRSSIFEKTGPLDEALLSTREHIDFCLSVAQAGGTVYCEPASVVTYVPDVVFRWSDLSYFMLRWSDAWEMQSLQHFRDKWDLKKDRYFKKRYGRLGHRRHQAFLKPLMKKLTFGQSVPWLESLLIFLERQLNHLITDRYAHKYPQLVSVHPQTTVTAPKTLVASSR comes from the coding sequence ATGACAAATCCGCAAGTAACCATTGTTGTTTCCCCCCGCGAACGATTTAGCTATGCTCGTGAATCCTTGGAGAGCATCTACGCGAATACAACTATACCTTTTCGATTGGTTTACGTTGACGGTGGTTCTCCAGCCTATGTAAAGGAATATTTGCAGGAGCAATCTCGTCTTCGCAACTTTCACCTGATTCGCACCGAGCATTATTTATCACCAAATAAAGCCAGGAATTTAGGACTGAAAGAAGTTGATACCGAGTATGTTCTATTTATCGATAACGACGTACATGTATCTCCGAACTGGCTCGATTTTCTCTTGGAATGCGCGAGTGAGACTCAAGCTGATGTTATCTGTCCTTTGACTTGCATTGGGCAGCCTCTGCATCAAAAAATTCACTTAGCAGGCGGCGAGGCTCGTATTGTGCTGGAGGTAAAGGGCGAGAAGAAGCGGCGACGAGTGCATGAAAAACACTATTTTGTGAATCGTTCCGTAGCGGAGGTTCAGGATCAGTTACAGCGCCAACCGTGCGAATTTGCTGAATTTCACTGCATGTTGGTGCGCTCCTCAATCTTTGAAAAAACCGGGCCGTTGGATGAAGCACTGCTGAGTACTCGCGAACACATTGACTTTTGCTTAAGCGTGGCACAGGCAGGTGGAACTGTCTACTGCGAACCTGCTTCTGTCGTCACCTATGTGCCCGATGTGGTGTTCCGTTGGTCTGATTTATCCTACTTTATGCTGCGCTGGAGCGATGCTTGGGAAATGCAAAGCTTACAGCATTTCCGTGACAAGTGGGATCTGAAGAAAGATAGATATTTCAAGAAACGGTACGGTCGATTAGGGCATCGTCGTCATCAAGCGTTCCTGAAACCGCTTATGAAAAAGCTCACGTTTGGTCAATCTGTCCCTTGGTTAGAATCGCTGCTGATTTTCCTAGAGCGACAGTTGAATCACCTGATTACCGATCGCTATGCTCACAAGTATCCGCAACTTGTGTCTGTTCACCCCCAAACTACTGTTACAGCGCCCAAAACTCTGGTTGCCTCCTCTCGTTAA
- a CDS encoding glycosyltransferase produces MKTPKVCITTLEFPPDVGGVGESVHRIAQILFDLGYEVHVAVFHSKQRKDEGFRRSSCSTMIQDNVIVHRLEPANRSHQPIMQDYLSEVYFLLKKLHQEHQFDVFHAFFVNETGFLTTLLAQEHNVPVINSIRGSDLHKHVFNPKQHGQIAWTLENSAWVTFVSRDLQQRASLLAPGIRRKSSAFWNSIQPIDFRQLPTPFLVNQLRGTVIGTVGRFRDKKGLEFLFDACAKLKQQLEFTLLLVGDFADREREYWQQEVETSGIADRIVITGMLERQQALAFLPHMNIFTVPSLHDGCPNTLLEAMLAGQAIIGTNVDAIGEILEDGQDALVVNPGSSDELAEAIHWLARSPELRQQLGQAAKRKVLEQLSPTVEQAHWNAVYQRVLLPRLASVAIG; encoded by the coding sequence ATGAAAACACCGAAAGTTTGTATTACCACACTTGAATTTCCACCGGATGTTGGCGGTGTAGGCGAGTCAGTTCACCGCATTGCTCAAATTCTGTTTGATTTAGGGTATGAAGTGCATGTCGCTGTGTTTCACTCTAAACAACGAAAGGATGAGGGATTTCGGCGCTCATCCTGTTCCACCATGATTCAAGATAATGTCATTGTTCATAGACTGGAACCTGCGAATCGATCGCATCAACCCATTATGCAAGATTACCTCAGCGAGGTTTATTTCTTGCTGAAGAAACTACATCAAGAGCATCAGTTTGATGTGTTTCATGCCTTCTTTGTCAACGAAACGGGATTCTTAACAACCCTGCTGGCCCAAGAACACAACGTGCCAGTTATTAACAGCATCCGGGGCAGCGATCTCCACAAGCATGTATTCAATCCGAAGCAACATGGGCAAATTGCCTGGACGCTAGAAAACTCGGCTTGGGTAACGTTCGTTAGCCGCGATCTGCAACAGCGAGCCAGTTTGTTAGCACCTGGTATTCGTCGTAAATCCTCCGCCTTCTGGAATTCCATTCAACCGATCGATTTTCGGCAATTGCCCACTCCTTTTTTGGTCAACCAGCTGCGTGGGACGGTGATTGGCACAGTAGGACGGTTTCGCGACAAGAAGGGGTTGGAGTTTTTGTTCGATGCCTGTGCCAAGCTCAAACAACAATTGGAATTTACGCTGCTGCTGGTTGGAGACTTTGCCGATCGCGAACGAGAATACTGGCAACAGGAGGTAGAAACCAGCGGCATTGCCGATCGCATTGTCATCACCGGGATGTTGGAGCGGCAACAAGCGCTGGCCTTTTTACCTCACATGAATATCTTTACCGTGCCGTCGCTACACGATGGTTGTCCTAATACATTGCTAGAAGCGATGTTGGCGGGTCAAGCCATTATTGGCACCAATGTGGATGCCATTGGTGAAATTTTGGAGGATGGGCAAGATGCTTTAGTGGTCAACCCAGGATCATCCGACGAACTCGCTGAAGCCATTCACTGGTTAGCTCGATCGCCAGAACTGCGGCAGCAGTTGGGTCAAGCTGCTAAACGCAAAGTTCTTGAGCAGCTTTCTCCGACTGTAGAACAAGCCCATTGGAACGCTGTATATCAACGAGTTTTGCTTCCCCGCTTGGCTTCAGTGGCGATCGGGTAG
- a CDS encoding glycosyltransferase family protein produces MRLMVYSHDAFGLGNIRRMLAICQYLVQTVPDITILVVSGSPALHSLRLPSGVDYIKLPCVGRDQAGELTVKFLETEVQETIKLRSEIILAAATNFKPDLFLVDKKPDGLQGELKDTLAYVKANHPATKLVLLLRDILDCSDVTIQQWQRCNYYQLVEWLYDQVWVIGTRQIFDVCQEYAFPKVIADKVRFCGYIRRSSSGISRSTLRSQLGIQPQDAFVLVTAGGGGDGFELIEAYLMGLAEEKNYPGQLKSLIVSGPEMPLNQRQALLRLSTKHTNVQIREFTDDLINYMSAADLVVSMAGHNTISEILSLRKRAIVVPRVAPVAEQWIRAERMAKLGLFKVIHPQHLTAHRLIQTVLDELVAPDLTQSLQVDMQALPRILNYLSWLLSDHQTVACSFRSSFHSDQIPHLATADR; encoded by the coding sequence ATGAGACTGATGGTTTACTCCCATGATGCTTTTGGATTGGGCAACATTCGCCGAATGCTGGCCATTTGTCAGTATTTAGTTCAAACAGTGCCAGATATTACAATCCTAGTTGTTTCTGGCTCACCAGCGCTGCACAGCTTACGTTTACCAAGCGGGGTAGACTACATTAAGCTTCCCTGTGTTGGGCGCGATCAAGCTGGTGAACTGACGGTTAAATTTCTAGAGACCGAAGTTCAAGAAACGATCAAGTTGCGATCGGAAATTATCTTGGCAGCCGCTACCAATTTTAAACCCGATCTGTTTTTGGTAGACAAGAAACCAGATGGGCTACAAGGAGAACTTAAAGATACATTAGCCTATGTGAAGGCGAACCATCCAGCAACGAAACTGGTATTACTATTGCGCGATATTCTTGATTGTTCAGATGTCACCATTCAACAGTGGCAACGATGCAATTATTACCAGCTAGTGGAATGGCTATATGATCAAGTTTGGGTAATTGGAACACGACAAATTTTTGATGTTTGTCAAGAATATGCCTTTCCCAAAGTTATAGCCGATAAGGTGCGATTTTGCGGCTACATTCGTCGATCGTCCAGCGGAATTTCTCGATCGACGTTGCGCTCTCAGCTTGGTATCCAGCCCCAAGACGCGTTTGTATTGGTTACGGCTGGTGGTGGTGGGGATGGGTTTGAGCTAATTGAAGCCTACCTAATGGGCTTAGCTGAAGAGAAGAACTATCCTGGTCAACTCAAAAGCTTGATTGTTTCAGGTCCAGAAATGCCATTGAACCAGCGGCAAGCCCTACTTCGCTTATCAACCAAGCATACCAATGTGCAAATTCGAGAATTTACGGATGATCTGATCAACTATATGAGTGCAGCGGATTTGGTGGTGTCGATGGCTGGACACAACACTATCAGCGAAATTTTGTCTCTGCGTAAACGGGCGATTGTCGTGCCGCGTGTGGCTCCAGTGGCAGAACAATGGATTCGGGCTGAACGCATGGCTAAGTTGGGATTATTTAAGGTGATCCATCCCCAGCACTTAACGGCTCATCGGTTAATTCAAACCGTTCTCGATGAGCTTGTTGCACCTGACCTAACCCAGTCACTCCAGGTAGATATGCAAGCCTTACCCCGTATTCTCAACTATCTTTCCTGGCTGTTGTCCGATCACCAAACTGTCGCTTGCTCTTTCCGTTCGTCGTTTCATAGTGATCAAATCCCGCACTTAGCCACTGCCGATCGGTGA
- a CDS encoding glycosyltransferase family protein has translation MKRLMFYCQHILGIGHLIRSTEIVRGLTNDFQVCFINGGEIVKGFEIPDKIELVNLPAIKTDTEFRELQVPTGFQTIDEVLEYRRDQLLTAFNRIQPDVLMIELFPFGRRRFSAELLPLLDRAKAHGTKIVCSLRDIVVTKQDQVRHEEKVCKLINRYFDLLLIHGDPAFIPLEASFSRTQDLNCNVHYTGYVVQQGVGIREQKIGNGKQAASTHLPTPLILTSVGGGRFGHDLLKCVAEASKVLETKIPHHIQLFTGPFAPDEVFEQLQTIAQHRHNLTVDRYTPNLLAYMQQADLSISMAGYNTTMNVLTTGVRSMLLPFTGNDDQEQTIRSQRLEQLGVVTLIRPSDLHPEAFADRIIECLQTSPTSMQFDLGGVKKTANLIRAIVHKQPVIV, from the coding sequence ATGAAACGGTTGATGTTCTATTGTCAGCATATTCTTGGTATTGGTCATTTGATTCGCAGCACAGAGATCGTGCGTGGATTGACGAATGATTTTCAAGTCTGCTTTATCAACGGTGGCGAAATCGTTAAGGGATTCGAGATTCCAGATAAAATTGAACTTGTGAACCTACCAGCCATCAAAACAGATACTGAATTTAGAGAATTACAGGTTCCAACGGGATTTCAAACAATTGACGAAGTCCTAGAATATCGTAGAGATCAGTTGCTTACTGCATTCAATCGCATTCAACCGGATGTGTTGATGATTGAATTGTTTCCATTTGGGAGACGCCGATTTTCTGCTGAACTGCTTCCCCTACTCGATCGTGCTAAAGCTCACGGTACAAAAATTGTGTGCAGTCTGCGGGATATTGTGGTGACGAAGCAAGATCAAGTGCGTCACGAAGAGAAAGTATGCAAGCTGATAAATCGTTACTTTGATCTGCTATTGATTCATGGTGATCCCGCCTTTATTCCTCTAGAAGCCAGCTTTTCGCGCACCCAGGATCTCAACTGTAACGTTCACTATACAGGTTATGTGGTGCAGCAAGGAGTAGGGATTAGGGAACAGAAAATAGGAAATGGGAAACAGGCAGCATCTACCCATCTGCCAACACCTCTAATTCTTACAAGTGTTGGCGGTGGTCGCTTTGGTCATGATTTACTCAAGTGCGTTGCAGAAGCTAGCAAGGTACTGGAAACTAAAATTCCACATCACATTCAACTGTTTACGGGTCCGTTTGCTCCTGATGAAGTGTTTGAGCAGTTGCAGACGATCGCCCAACATCGCCACAACCTAACCGTCGATCGCTATACCCCCAACCTACTGGCATACATGCAACAGGCAGATTTATCGATCAGCATGGCAGGGTACAACACCACGATGAATGTATTAACAACTGGGGTGCGATCGATGCTGTTGCCGTTTACAGGCAATGACGATCAGGAACAGACAATTCGATCGCAGCGGCTAGAGCAATTGGGGGTGGTGACATTGATTCGTCCGAGCGATCTTCACCCTGAAGCCTTCGCCGATCGCATTATTGAGTGCCTGCAAACATCTCCAACTTCAATGCAGTTTGATCTAGGCGGAGTTAAAAAAACAGCAAATTTGATTCGAGCGATCGTTCACAAACAGCCCGTGATTGTATAG
- a CDS encoding glycosyltransferase yields the protein MRSVANHTVMIGYLLKTYPKLSETFILNEILELERQGLRLHLFSLRSPSDSQCHPGVSQVKADVTYLPTLLPTFSWKDARSLLSAHLQLFWQHPLRYIRTLYFHGNRLEEKHWNEFWQGGYLALKMQQLDIDYLHVHFANIPAATAEIAKHFCGVPFSITAHAKDIYLSDSATLDRKFATAEFVLTCTNFNQQYLTKIANHNTSIHLAYHGLDLQQFALNESDVCVANLADMASDSLAASVPHLLSVGRFCEKKGFFYLLEACHWLKQQGYAFRCTIVGYGPLQPQIERFIQEHHLTHIVHLAGKLTQDQLITLYHQADLFVLPCIITEDGDRDGIPNVLLEAMAMQIPVISTRISGIAELVDSGRTGILVPQKDATALAAAIEQLLSQPELRKQLGQAGCTKVRQCFALDRNVEQVKNLLLQALQLSNTARLPKGLGGIGDLSQTLEEAIR from the coding sequence ATGCGTTCTGTTGCTAATCACACTGTAATGATTGGATATCTACTGAAAACCTATCCAAAGTTATCAGAAACATTCATTCTCAATGAAATTCTGGAATTGGAGCGCCAAGGTTTACGTCTGCATCTCTTTTCACTACGTTCTCCTAGTGATAGTCAATGTCATCCAGGTGTGTCTCAGGTTAAGGCTGATGTTACATACCTTCCCACCTTGTTGCCTACATTCTCTTGGAAAGATGCGCGATCGCTACTATCGGCTCATCTGCAACTATTTTGGCAGCATCCGCTACGTTACATCCGCACACTATATTTTCATGGCAATCGCCTAGAAGAAAAACACTGGAATGAATTTTGGCAAGGTGGCTATTTAGCATTAAAAATGCAGCAGCTTGACATCGACTATCTGCATGTGCATTTCGCCAATATTCCAGCGGCAACAGCTGAAATTGCTAAGCATTTTTGTGGAGTGCCGTTCAGTATTACGGCTCATGCTAAGGATATTTATCTATCCGATTCAGCCACACTCGATCGCAAGTTTGCTACGGCTGAATTTGTTCTCACTTGCACAAACTTTAACCAGCAGTATCTTACAAAAATCGCAAACCACAATACTTCTATCCATCTGGCGTATCACGGCTTGGATTTACAGCAGTTTGCATTAAACGAATCAGATGTTTGTGTGGCTAATCTAGCTGATATGGCATCAGATTCTCTAGCTGCTTCTGTTCCCCATCTCCTCAGCGTTGGACGTTTCTGTGAAAAGAAAGGATTTTTTTATTTACTAGAAGCATGTCACTGGTTGAAGCAGCAGGGGTATGCGTTCCGCTGCACGATCGTCGGTTATGGGCCCTTGCAACCACAAATCGAGCGATTTATCCAAGAACATCACCTCACTCATATTGTGCATCTAGCCGGTAAACTCACCCAAGATCAACTGATTACCCTATATCATCAAGCCGATCTGTTCGTGCTGCCCTGCATTATCACTGAAGACGGCGATCGGGATGGTATTCCCAATGTCTTGCTAGAAGCAATGGCCATGCAGATTCCGGTTATCTCAACTCGGATCTCTGGAATTGCGGAACTAGTTGATTCTGGACGCACGGGAATTTTAGTACCACAGAAAGATGCGACCGCGTTAGCAGCCGCGATCGAGCAGTTGCTTTCACAGCCAGAATTGCGCAAGCAGTTGGGACAGGCAGGTTGCACAAAAGTACGCCAATGCTTTGCCCTTGATCGCAACGTTGAACAAGTTAAAAATTTGCTACTGCAAGCTTTGCAATTATCAAACACTGCTCGCTTACCCAAAGGATTGGGAGGCATTGGAGACTTGTCGCAAACATTGGAGGAAGCGATTCGATGA